From the genome of Perca flavescens isolate YP-PL-M2 chromosome 1, PFLA_1.0, whole genome shotgun sequence, one region includes:
- the cmtm3 gene encoding CKLF-like MARVEL transmembrane domain-containing protein 3, translating into MGDIEAPDSNRPRKNVLSVLPSKEFASSRKGMLLIAEVALSFISFVCFAASTAAAFVTVPLLEFLAALFLLFAYSTKFNERFKGFLWPLMDFMRCVTASIIFFIISIIAVSKYVDGSSKAAGIFGFIATIVFALDFYLIFNELATFLKQGGGESNEEPSRQQDEFSDSDSD; encoded by the exons ATGGGGGACATCGAGGCTCCCGACTCAAATCGGCCGCGCAAGAATGTCCTCTCTGTTCTTCCGAGCAAAGAGTTCGCCTCCTCAAGGAAAGGAATGCTGCTTATTGCTGAAGTG GCGCTGTCCTTTATATCATTTGTGTGTTTCGCGGCATCCACGGCAGCAGCCTTTGTGACAGTTCCCCTGCTGGAGTTCCTGGCGGCGCTCTTCTTGTTGTTCGCTTACTCCACCAAATTCAATGAGAGGTTTAAAGGCTTCCTCTGGCCTCTTATG GATTTCATGAGATGTGTGACTGCCTCCATTATCTTCTTCATCATCTCAATAATTGCAGTGTCCAAATATGTGGACGGTTCCTCTAAGGCTGCTGGG aTATTTGGGTTCATTGCCACCATCGTTTTCGCTTTAGATTTTTACCTAATTTTTAATGAGCTGGCCACTTTCCTGAAGCAAGGCGGAGGGGAGTCCAATGAGGAGCCATCAAGACAGCAAG aTGAGTTTTCAGACTCTGATTCGGACTGA
- the cklf gene encoding proteolipid protein 2 yields MSEDHNGTTTMEVDTTFIKSKRGILKVAEMGTLLVAFVSFAVASTPRYIAATLLELVITSLLLALYMFKVNKRLTFFFWPLIDVFNSVFAAVYFIVLSLVALTTYTVTGTLVGGIVGLMSAGLLCVDSYMLFKNITFNNRRSETQDQDNQ; encoded by the exons ATGTCAGAGGACCATAATGGAACAACAACCATGGAGGTGGACACTACTTTTATCAAATCCAAGAGGGGGATCTTGAAAGTGGCAGAGATG gGGACTCTGCTTGTGGCATTTGTGTCTTTCGCTGTAGCATCCACACCCAGGTACATTGCAGCCACACTGTTGGAGCTTGTGATCACTTCCCTCCTGTTGGCGCTGTACATGTTCAAAGTCAACAAGAGGCTGACTTTCTTCTTTTGGCCTCTCATT GATGTTTTTAATTCAGTGTTTGCAGCTGTCTATTTTATTGTCTTGAGCCtggtggcattgactacataCACTGTCACAGGCACACTGGTTGGAGGG ATAGTTGGTTTAATGTCAGCTGGGCTGCTGTGCGTGGACAGCTACATGCTTttcaaaaacatcacattcaacAATCGAAGAAGTGAAACCCAGGATCAAGACAACCAATGA